tgttgcttggagtgttccttaaatgtGGCATCAAACATGATATCTAACTTCAGTGGGAATGCATAGTTTgttaatgaagcccatggaacagtgaaacaggggagtgggccttgacaaggccaggaagtaggcaggtggaaaggtttgggatgttcagggcggggctaagtaggggaggagtcaggtagtgtaaataggcggccatcttaagtgaggagccagttaatctgaattgcactgacctgtcacttgtcccaccctccctccctatagttgagttttgatcccgtttggtcacagtggcgggaacagggcgtgttaaagtcaggagttagctggaattgggaatggacaggccaaggcctaggctggagtaggccagatggattagatgttggtaggttcaagctcttcggtggctacgaacctagggggtaggggtgtctgggtacacccctacagttaacagatggttttggggcctctctggtaggccgtgtgtttctggttatatgttaagtgaatgttaattattgttcaaaagatagggtcattgtcaggggtattgtacggggggatagtaatataatgttagatggacaatgaccctaaattgttaatttatttatttatatatttaataattaataaagctgtggacgttataatccaacagataaattcggtgtcagtgttttatttaaggtaaactaaaatggcacctgccgaataacgacggtgcatatgtcatgtaAGTGTCTATCATTGTGTGTCATATTCATTGTATTTATGGATCAGCTATTTCTGTGACACTTGAACTATCTCTATTTGCAATAGTAAATCCCATAGTTATACAAAATTGGAATGTTTGAATATTTTCTACTTCAGTTAAATTGACTGTTAATATTTAGTGTGTTGCATTCTTTACATACGTTTCCTGTTTTTTTAAAACTActattaaaacaaaattatatttttgttttgttcagaCGCATGCTTGAATCAGAAGGAACACAATCAAATGGATATGTCAACGAAGCGCATAGCTACACAGAGCATGACCATTCTATGTCCCAAACTATAAAGATCAGTGAACTCAAAAAGGAAGACTTCCGTATAACTGAACAGGAGAGCCACACTAATTCACAAGATGTGTACAATACAACTGAAAAGACTAAAACAGACATAACGGATGACACTGTTTCTAAATCATCTTCTACTCCAGCCTCTACAAATCTCACTTTAAATTTGTATCCCATAGGAGAAGAAATTATAGAACAGAACAGCAATACAGAATCCGATCCAGCATTACTGTCTAACAATTCTTCTGGGTCTGACCAGGATagcaattttaaaagaaattCGGAAGAGCTTGAATCTGCTCAAGATGAGTTTTATGACTGTACCAGTGAAAACAATTCACTTACTGAAAGTGCTATCCACAACGTTTCAATAAAACATGGTGACGACATGATGGACTTTATCTCAGTGGCACCTGCTAGTGGTGATCAAGGACATATACTGACTTCCGATGACTATCTCAGCAATCATCTATTTCGAGAACCCAGTGTAAGGTCAGATGACTCTTCCATAGTAGCTCAATTGATTATAAAACATTCCATAAGGTGTATGAAGAGAGGGTCAACAAACAAGCACATAAGGGATGGGTCACAAGCAGAAGACGATGACATGGATCCAGATGTAGCTGAGGCTTTAGCAGCTTTAGCTGCTGCAATAGCAggtgaagagtttgaagaagatcCATTTGGAGGTTAAGCAAACACCTTCCATGTCGcggggagaaaaaaaatgacatttcagaacaatgcaaaaaaaaacatataaatatttaaacattgaTAAAATGTTTTGGACATTTTCTAAAACATTGCTAATAGATGGTttcaacatgaaaaaaaaaaatttcttagaCAAAAAATGTAATTTCTTAATGTTGCATGATGTATACCACTGGTTGGTAAAAACCATAGTtgctttgttttaatttaatttctttttactaATATTTCTATTTATGTAAGTGGTTTTGTTAATAATGACACAATGAGGCTTAAATTAATATCCAAGTGAGTTTTGTTTTGTTACCTTTAGTCATCACCAAATTCAGAAACTGGTTTGGTTAAAAGGGGAATGTTGCaaagacatttttaaatatatctttCCAAATATCCAATAAGTATTTATACGAAAATGTAACCTATGTAACTTGTTATTAACAATATGTGATGGTGTGCGTCTGGCTGTGGACAAATAGAGAGGTGGTTAAATGTATGACTGGCTGAATAAAAGGTATTTTTAATTGTAATCATATATAAAAACTTTAAATTCCATGTTACATTCCTGTACATAATAAATGAGTTCCTCACTAAATAAGGGGAAATTATCCagatgtatctgtgtttctggaAACCTGTTATGTAAATCTGACTTAACTCCATCTTGAACTTGTactattttcttttaataatGAAAAATCAGCAGTTCTCTACTCAATCTCCAGAGAAGTAGTCTGTGCGGTCTTTATTCTTTAATTGTCTGGGTCCAATAGCCAGATGAGTCTTGTTGGGAATACCCTCTGTTATAATATTCTACTCTCAGCTGAGCTTGGTAGAAATGGGATGATACTAAGCGAGTATCTGAAAGCATCAGTGGATTAGAATGCAGTAGAATCTTAGCATAATACTATAAAAAATAGAATTTGGCAATTCTCACGGTTTAGTTATATATCCTTTTATCTAAATTGTTTGTGGGTGAGGCTCTTTGAGTCGTATCACTTTATAAGTAAGTGagtggaatatgacaaaaagtgCTTGAAAGAATAGCTCTGTTGTTCTACATGTGGGAAGAAGCCTTTAACAAAAACAACTGTACCTCTATCCCCATCATAAATAGTTACCTACCACCCAGTTTTAGGCCAATATTATACATTCATACAAATTTACCCTCACTTGACCAGTGCCATTGCCTCTAATGCCTCATAGGAagatgaacatgtgataacctgCAAACTAAGAACCTTATGTACTCAGGTATGTACTTAATGTTACAATAAAAATTGTTTGCTTATTGATAGCCACTACAGCGATCTGCACTGACTATTGCAAATTGAGAAAAATGCTGTATGGTAGTAGTTGCTTGTGATTAAACATACTAACACGAATTTGTCGATAATGTTTTTGTTAATTTCTACGTAAAGACCAAAAGTCCCTCTAAGTGTGATACGATatgttataataatgttataataAGTTCGATTAAGGTGCATGAAAAAGGAGCATTCCATAAATAGGCTTTCAATTTTGTACTATGTAAAATCTGGAATTTTTtcactgtgtttttatttttaatgtgataTTTGGTGTTCATGATACAAGTAAAACAGTTTTTATACTCAATTAATTTCTTTAACTTTGATCAGGAAACTATTGTGTAACAACCCGTTTTTTAAATGTCATGGTTTGCTGTCTAATAATTCTGGAATTGATCAACTGAAGCTAAGCATCTGTTAATGGTGCTACTTTGGTAAATTATTTACCTTCAAATTTTGCCTGTCTTTTTAAAGCATTCTTATAAATATGGTAGCATTATACATAGTTTAGCATAAAGAATTTAAGATAATATTTTTGGATCAACATTTAAAATGATGCAACattaagaaaaatattaaaatattttgtaattttttttttatatatttgctttTTTGTGTATGAGATATTTTggatattttaaaatcatttaaaaagtttatccaataaaatgtgaagttatttGGAAAGTTTATCCAATAATGTTAAATTTAGATCatgggatgggatgggatggATGGTATAGGAGGGAGAAGGTTTTCTTAAGAAATAATTCATTAAAATTCAGTCAATTATATGGATGCAGAGGAGACTGGCTGCCCTCAACACAGATGTGATTACTAAAATCACATGCcagtatagatttttattttttcatacttaAAAATGATCATAGGCAACTAATATTGCGTTAGACCACCATATATTTGGCGCAGTTGTTAGAAGATAACAAAGATaaagaaaaatacactttttgtgCTTCAAGTGCCCCACTCATGTCAGCAACCAGGAGGAATTTCTACAGCTGTACATGTTCAACGAGCTGGAAATTACATGGTACTATAAGTATAAAGACTGCAACGTAACTGGTCTCTGAGGGGTTAAATCCATTTAAAATACCGtagccttttaatttttttaactgcaATGCTGATTTCAAGGAAGGTAGGTACCTCTATTGTGTCCTATATGATTAATAGCCAGGAATTTCTTGGCCACAAATATAATTTCCCAAATTGTTTGATTAACAAGTTACATTGAATTGCAATATAATATTTGACTGCAACAAGGAAGTAGGTAAACTATTAAGAGAATACATGCCCCGTGGACTattgatttaagaaca
Above is a genomic segment from Pelobates fuscus isolate aPelFus1 chromosome 6, aPelFus1.pri, whole genome shotgun sequence containing:
- the LOC134615396 gene encoding uncharacterized protein LOC134615396, which codes for MGSTCCRMLERRMLESEGTQSNGYVNEAHSYTEHDHSMSQTIKISELKKEDFRITEQESHTNSQDVYNTTEKTKTDITDDTVSKSSSTPASTNLTLNLYPIGEEIIEQNSNTESDPALLSNNSSGSDQDSNFKRNSEELESAQDEFYDCTSENNSLTESAIHNVSIKHGDDMMDFISVAPASGDQGHILTSDDYLSNHLFREPSVRSDDSSIVAQLIIKHSIRCMKRGSTNKHIRDGSQAEDDDMDPDVAEALAALAAAIAGEEFEEDPFGG